A genomic segment from Luteolibacter ambystomatis encodes:
- a CDS encoding DUF4962 domain-containing protein, which produces MKTLSAILHPALLLLSLPLSGASAATIQWIGGGSTNLISNATNWGGTIPRIADGNSGEIGNATIRGDLPTAMQIVLDGTTWAKEGTTGAARDTDIVAGSDLTFNGGSFSTERHTWWRGVIRVNGLSLTVPGDWRMREGCKVYWNSGEALVGGFTDESTGALDFKLTGGRINSATYSIGTNSRIDFTGAKTGVLVARDPGYRATFESMITTGKIVVDGAPAQTNNFEILSTGSETRLTFVQPPPVALHLENQSFSLPESAAAGTLVGTITATSPQAGASFSYSIISGNFDNDFSLEPLTGRLKVAGTLSYSGIPTYRLLVQATDQTGNATTGTITINVQLPLAITTQWATGPSNGSIVTATNWNSGLPTRSPRKPGLINNGDIAKVVGRDDLYSKDLVLSGNAKLTGADRFGGPGGASVTLNDSSSWKASTLDFGRNATAPTSIQVNGPNAELTIDGEILISAASYHWTSIFQRSGKVSIRNFGGDNGVLHLMGGNCQARTTSVYVNFWPGSSGLLNMPAVDGLTVDPNGNTWDDDLYPFGANSYDYSKYYLMSMWGSGAISVAGQWGAPFEQVFQYSQGAGITLQQDQPFTTDGTRPIHLSGWVLRFNSLSGGVPYMKWLVDSGRVTWTLGERGSPVGSGSVLYSWVNSNGVKLFLSDNSLWAESAGSQDSPLYYPYLASYGIIGATNTAQGADLDTDLMDNLAEFAFGGNPTIDDRILRAPKLTTLQGPNGPKQMFRFFRRHDAENAGLKYRVQMSTNLNTWSDIEPTMVTNIDSIFETVGITVDLPQAFFRIILELNPGGKEAVPAERSIAVPRIYEFNNGEAMPQGDVDLRSPWLHIQSGATGPFSFRLSQDPSFQTGVLQSQPQAWQFWNPWQNLSAGTWHWQWGTGPAGSVQWNPGIHTFTIIATARTVNMPPNADQMANLLRTRQMPVLNCNPDQIGRLKNTMSSSELDEFSREVWRNTYEKLPPLAVTLSPASYTSRSAFESAVRSNLANKFYFVKRLIRGYAVFGNDLSANNTIYHPKTKALEILNAIKQEYDTRQWTYDWGSGPQTVTVATAAADFGGNIEVVANLCDALEMFESDLTPAAVTLFAGIAKRDYCKNPVVDAADFLTGGMPIATKLFNQFEHVYWDQHWDQIYIYYPCVYLPILMRYHPDLVESFKWSYNVYLYRGTMGGRNDGSWMDGNAYLGASEWTLVDILALYTKLTNYSFNFFDFSDWHRNFPGYIYFSNPPGSNHGGTFSDGVGFDPSGTSADTLVQIIHAHNPNTPVAKWDLLRRFGVGGRDLGRIDWVFERSTGSYQAMALLSAFEHYGRYVPTGTETPPGELARSFPDTGLVTMHTDHRTTANNFYANFRSTPYGAQYHAHPAQNAFNVGFGGKDLFWHTGYYNTGPYPFHDRLDYKSTWGHNAILPNKVTQLFDSTCGYGWLPRFVHGDKITYSLGDATMAYPTRDRPYIFAAGAPMLNELGYGYPEVERVRRHIMMLRPSHLVIYDELEARQPIPWMYLLQSRTNQNMTKRGDGWITAYNTIGSGTYGIGNFQLFCNTPVNTTVTNHFRFAHPSEFNDKYPNGYQRHHHAYIETTGKYEKMRFLSVIAVSKSGSATTVPAQITGATGSDGLFTVTLGSYTVKAQLDGNKAPYLEARDAAQTAVLVTGSNVQNITLNGVTRSASLRGSTLLMERGTYRGDIFVEDSDKLPDVFRLGNKYD; this is translated from the coding sequence ATGAAAACCCTATCCGCCATTCTTCATCCAGCGCTCCTGCTGCTTTCGCTTCCTCTATCGGGAGCGTCCGCCGCCACCATCCAGTGGATCGGAGGCGGCTCCACCAATTTGATTTCCAATGCCACCAACTGGGGAGGAACCATTCCGCGCATTGCCGATGGCAATAGCGGCGAAATTGGCAATGCGACGATCCGGGGTGACCTGCCAACCGCCATGCAGATCGTCCTCGATGGAACGACCTGGGCGAAAGAGGGAACCACGGGTGCCGCACGGGATACCGACATCGTCGCAGGCTCCGATCTCACTTTCAACGGCGGGTCGTTTTCCACCGAACGCCACACATGGTGGCGTGGTGTCATCCGGGTAAACGGGTTGTCCCTTACCGTGCCCGGCGACTGGAGGATGCGGGAAGGCTGCAAGGTCTATTGGAACTCGGGTGAAGCCCTTGTCGGAGGCTTCACCGATGAATCAACCGGTGCCTTGGATTTCAAGCTGACTGGCGGTCGCATCAATTCAGCCACCTACTCCATTGGAACAAACAGCCGCATCGATTTCACCGGGGCAAAGACCGGAGTATTGGTCGCCAGGGATCCGGGCTACCGCGCCACCTTCGAATCCATGATCACGACCGGGAAGATTGTCGTGGATGGCGCTCCCGCCCAGACCAACAATTTCGAGATCCTGTCCACTGGTTCGGAAACCCGGCTTACCTTCGTCCAACCACCTCCGGTAGCGCTCCATCTGGAGAATCAATCCTTCTCACTTCCGGAGTCTGCCGCTGCCGGCACACTCGTCGGAACGATCACCGCGACATCTCCACAGGCAGGAGCATCCTTCTCCTACTCGATCATCTCCGGCAACTTTGACAATGACTTCTCACTGGAGCCCCTCACCGGTCGTCTCAAGGTCGCCGGAACCCTGAGCTACAGCGGCATCCCCACCTACAGGCTGCTGGTTCAGGCAACAGACCAAACAGGAAACGCCACCACCGGGACGATCACCATCAACGTGCAACTGCCGCTGGCAATCACCACCCAATGGGCCACCGGCCCCAGCAACGGCAGCATCGTGACGGCCACCAACTGGAACTCCGGTCTCCCAACACGATCGCCCAGGAAGCCTGGCCTGATCAACAACGGCGACATCGCGAAAGTCGTCGGCCGGGATGACCTCTACTCGAAGGATCTCGTTCTCAGCGGTAATGCCAAACTCACCGGTGCCGATCGCTTCGGAGGTCCGGGAGGCGCTTCCGTCACTCTCAATGATTCGAGTTCATGGAAGGCCTCCACTCTGGATTTCGGTCGCAATGCCACGGCTCCAACATCCATCCAGGTCAACGGGCCGAACGCCGAGCTCACGATCGACGGAGAGATCCTCATCAGCGCCGCCTCCTATCACTGGACGTCCATTTTCCAGCGTTCCGGCAAGGTTAGCATCCGCAATTTCGGGGGAGACAACGGCGTGCTCCATCTGATGGGCGGCAATTGCCAGGCGCGCACCACCAGTGTCTATGTGAACTTCTGGCCCGGCAGCTCCGGCCTCCTGAACATGCCTGCGGTGGATGGTCTGACGGTTGATCCGAACGGCAATACCTGGGACGATGATCTCTATCCATTTGGTGCGAACAGCTATGACTATTCCAAGTACTATCTGATGTCGATGTGGGGTTCCGGAGCCATCTCGGTCGCCGGACAATGGGGAGCCCCCTTCGAGCAGGTGTTCCAGTATTCCCAAGGCGCTGGCATCACTCTCCAGCAGGACCAGCCCTTCACCACCGATGGAACCCGGCCGATTCATCTTTCCGGATGGGTCCTACGCTTCAATTCACTTTCCGGCGGCGTTCCCTATATGAAGTGGCTGGTCGATTCCGGACGCGTGACCTGGACTCTCGGCGAGCGTGGAAGCCCCGTTGGCTCCGGATCGGTTCTATATTCCTGGGTGAATTCGAACGGAGTGAAACTGTTCCTTTCGGACAACTCTCTTTGGGCGGAAAGCGCGGGCTCCCAGGATTCCCCGCTCTACTATCCGTATTTGGCTTCCTACGGCATCATCGGAGCCACCAACACCGCCCAGGGGGCCGATCTTGATACCGATCTGATGGACAATCTGGCGGAGTTCGCCTTTGGAGGAAACCCGACCATCGACGACCGCATCCTGCGTGCCCCGAAACTCACCACCCTCCAGGGTCCCAATGGACCAAAGCAGATGTTCCGGTTCTTCCGCCGCCATGATGCAGAAAACGCCGGTCTGAAATACCGGGTCCAGATGTCCACGAATCTCAATACATGGTCCGACATCGAACCCACAATGGTGACCAATATCGATTCCATTTTTGAAACGGTCGGTATCACTGTTGATCTTCCCCAGGCGTTCTTCCGGATCATCCTTGAGCTGAATCCGGGAGGCAAGGAAGCCGTCCCGGCGGAAAGGTCGATCGCCGTTCCACGGATCTATGAATTTAACAATGGAGAGGCCATGCCGCAGGGCGATGTGGACCTTCGTTCTCCCTGGCTCCATATCCAGTCCGGTGCCACCGGTCCGTTCTCATTCCGCCTGTCACAAGATCCCTCTTTCCAAACCGGCGTGTTGCAAAGCCAACCCCAGGCCTGGCAATTCTGGAATCCCTGGCAGAACCTCTCCGCGGGCACCTGGCATTGGCAATGGGGAACCGGGCCCGCAGGATCGGTCCAATGGAATCCGGGCATCCACACCTTCACCATCATTGCCACGGCACGAACCGTCAACATGCCGCCAAATGCCGACCAGATGGCGAACCTGCTCCGGACCCGCCAGATGCCTGTTCTAAATTGCAATCCGGATCAAATCGGCAGGCTCAAGAACACGATGTCCAGCTCGGAGCTGGACGAGTTCTCCCGCGAGGTATGGCGCAACACCTATGAGAAGCTCCCTCCGCTGGCCGTCACGCTCTCTCCCGCGTCCTATACAAGCAGATCGGCGTTCGAATCCGCTGTCCGGAGCAATCTCGCCAACAAGTTCTATTTCGTCAAAAGGCTGATCCGCGGATACGCGGTCTTCGGAAACGACTTGTCCGCGAACAATACCATCTACCATCCGAAAACGAAGGCGCTCGAAATCCTCAACGCGATCAAACAGGAGTACGATACCCGCCAATGGACCTACGACTGGGGCTCCGGGCCTCAGACAGTGACGGTGGCCACCGCAGCAGCGGATTTCGGAGGCAACATCGAAGTGGTCGCCAATCTGTGCGACGCGCTCGAGATGTTCGAAAGCGATCTTACGCCGGCCGCCGTCACCCTCTTTGCTGGAATTGCAAAAAGGGACTACTGCAAGAACCCGGTTGTGGACGCGGCGGACTTCCTTACCGGCGGCATGCCGATCGCGACCAAGCTTTTCAACCAGTTCGAGCACGTTTACTGGGATCAACACTGGGATCAGATCTACATCTACTATCCATGCGTGTACCTGCCGATCCTCATGCGCTATCACCCGGATCTCGTGGAATCATTCAAGTGGAGCTACAATGTCTACCTGTACCGCGGCACGATGGGCGGCCGGAACGACGGCTCGTGGATGGACGGCAATGCCTACCTCGGCGCAAGTGAGTGGACACTCGTGGATATTCTCGCCCTTTACACGAAGCTGACAAACTACTCGTTCAACTTTTTCGACTTCAGCGACTGGCACCGGAATTTCCCCGGCTACATCTACTTCTCGAATCCGCCCGGTTCGAACCATGGAGGCACCTTCTCCGACGGGGTCGGTTTCGATCCGAGCGGTACCAGCGCGGATACGCTGGTTCAGATCATCCACGCGCACAATCCCAACACGCCGGTCGCGAAGTGGGACCTGCTGCGCCGCTTCGGCGTTGGAGGCAGGGATCTCGGCCGCATTGACTGGGTCTTCGAGCGCAGCACCGGATCCTATCAAGCCATGGCGCTGCTGTCCGCCTTCGAACACTATGGCCGCTATGTGCCCACCGGCACTGAAACGCCTCCGGGAGAACTCGCACGCTCCTTCCCCGATACCGGGCTGGTGACCATGCACACCGACCACCGGACGACCGCCAACAACTTCTATGCCAATTTCCGCTCCACCCCGTATGGAGCCCAATACCATGCCCATCCGGCCCAGAACGCATTCAATGTCGGCTTCGGTGGCAAGGATCTATTCTGGCACACCGGATACTACAATACCGGTCCGTATCCCTTCCACGACAGGCTCGACTACAAGTCCACCTGGGGACACAACGCGATCCTTCCAAACAAGGTCACCCAGTTGTTCGACAGCACCTGCGGCTACGGCTGGTTGCCACGTTTCGTCCACGGGGACAAGATCACTTACTCCCTGGGGGATGCCACCATGGCCTACCCGACCCGGGACCGGCCCTACATCTTCGCCGCCGGAGCCCCCATGCTGAACGAGCTCGGATACGGCTATCCGGAAGTCGAGCGGGTCCGCCGCCACATCATGATGCTCCGGCCCTCGCACCTCGTCATCTACGATGAACTGGAAGCCAGGCAGCCCATCCCGTGGATGTATCTCCTCCAGTCCAGAACCAACCAGAACATGACCAAGCGTGGCGATGGCTGGATCACCGCCTACAATACCATCGGTAGCGGAACCTACGGTATCGGCAACTTCCAGTTGTTCTGCAATACGCCGGTCAACACCACCGTGACCAACCACTTCCGCTTCGCCCACCCCAGCGAGTTCAACGACAAGTATCCCAATGGCTACCAACGCCACCATCACGCCTATATCGAAACCACGGGCAAATATGAAAAGATGCGTTTCCTGTCCGTGATCGCGGTTTCCAAATCCGGCAGCGCCACCACGGTCCCTGCCCAAATCACCGGCGCCACCGGATCCGATGGCCTGTTCACCGTCACACT
- a CDS encoding DUF4962 domain-containing protein gives MKPHLLIRGFGAAAVLLFPALSLADEPQQQQRGAELHIDRTAIVTGSLERPNPQGIVDDNPPWFHVVVPLVDDSKKTNEEIRKERKEEKWHRRYYFKLSQDKDFKTGVIESGPKGWSFWNPMRQLPKGTWYWTYGVAPSSSPDQPVWNETIFSFVITGAEQTVEKMPPTADEVLAKIHAWKGPIISVAPGSVGKLLPKERYPELAKLMVKSCNEALEKDRKMDHLDFGMSEKDVPERLKESVTRAFFAVRARKYWVTAERHTSALLRGYLITGNEEFRARGVRRAIELEKARKEVVYRISGSEVKLRDIAIYDSVASFFVDGFYDSIPEDEREGFLDVLKETMVLKSGERDRADGPGLHEALEHAHYDQHDWQYKVMDLLNSSITLARRDSAYDDWFRYGYELWLYRSPAVSRDDGACREGNGYFGVHENNLVHCPWILYQLTGYNFFDYKPWYRNVAKYMSFAMAAGNPGQAFSDGGNGGSAMYYFGEVLALMEPGNPWNLWRYKSMGRTDPDQFNADLYKGNKAWDLLQIWNRFPEPDLSAVKPPTVMAAEFRDMGIGVMHTDLGNARDNMMVNFISCPFGSSMHLHPCQNAFNVAYGGEPLFWRTGYYNGGGDHNIMSYKASRAHNTIMADGFMQGFDVSEYGWLARFVQGKRISYCLGDASAAYDGVHRYVQDVPNRKYGVGDAGVTRFRRHIAVLRPHAVVVYDELEAKTPIPWTFMLHSLKEMKEAGDATLTAANSHASATAKLFCASDVETNLTDQFAAAATDEEDKRGGINPPNWHWSVTTRNKLAATRFLTVIELAPGAGAKPPGITRSGPRDKPVVKVGGYEIVADLNPERESSLLIRSSDGEAVLSSGQASERVIVAGDERKANLRGSTLLLEHGKDGKVTFEEKIDELPDVLKYGNVY, from the coding sequence ATGAAACCACATTTGCTCATACGCGGTTTTGGAGCTGCCGCGGTCCTATTGTTTCCAGCCCTGTCATTGGCCGACGAGCCGCAGCAGCAACAGCGCGGAGCAGAACTGCATATCGACCGCACCGCCATCGTAACAGGGTCCCTTGAACGCCCGAATCCGCAAGGTATCGTGGATGACAATCCTCCGTGGTTTCATGTCGTGGTTCCGCTGGTCGATGACTCCAAAAAGACCAATGAGGAAATCCGGAAGGAACGGAAAGAGGAGAAGTGGCACCGGCGCTACTATTTCAAACTTTCCCAGGACAAGGATTTCAAAACGGGTGTGATCGAGAGCGGACCGAAGGGCTGGTCATTCTGGAATCCGATGAGGCAGTTGCCGAAGGGAACCTGGTATTGGACCTACGGTGTTGCGCCATCGTCCTCTCCGGATCAGCCGGTGTGGAATGAAACGATCTTTTCGTTTGTGATCACCGGTGCGGAGCAGACGGTGGAGAAGATGCCTCCGACCGCGGACGAGGTGCTTGCAAAGATCCATGCGTGGAAGGGGCCGATCATTTCGGTCGCTCCCGGAAGCGTCGGAAAACTTCTGCCGAAGGAGCGCTATCCGGAACTGGCAAAGCTGATGGTGAAATCCTGCAACGAGGCTCTCGAGAAGGATCGCAAGATGGATCACCTCGATTTCGGGATGTCCGAGAAAGACGTGCCGGAGCGTTTGAAGGAAAGTGTCACGCGGGCTTTCTTCGCGGTGAGGGCCAGGAAATACTGGGTCACTGCCGAACGGCACACGTCCGCGCTTCTCAGAGGTTATCTGATCACCGGGAACGAAGAGTTCCGGGCACGTGGCGTACGCCGCGCCATCGAGCTGGAGAAGGCCCGCAAGGAAGTGGTGTACCGGATTTCCGGATCCGAGGTGAAGTTGCGGGACATCGCCATCTACGATTCGGTGGCGAGTTTCTTCGTAGATGGCTTTTATGACTCCATTCCGGAGGATGAACGCGAGGGTTTCCTGGACGTGCTCAAGGAGACGATGGTGCTCAAGTCGGGCGAGCGGGACCGCGCGGATGGACCGGGCCTCCATGAGGCGCTGGAACATGCCCACTACGACCAGCACGACTGGCAGTACAAAGTGATGGATCTGCTCAACAGCTCGATCACACTGGCACGCCGCGACTCCGCCTATGACGATTGGTTCCGCTACGGATACGAACTCTGGCTTTACCGCAGCCCTGCCGTCAGCCGTGATGACGGTGCCTGTCGTGAGGGGAACGGCTATTTCGGTGTCCATGAGAACAACCTCGTCCACTGTCCGTGGATACTCTATCAGCTGACCGGGTACAATTTCTTCGACTACAAGCCCTGGTATCGGAACGTGGCGAAGTACATGTCGTTCGCCATGGCTGCGGGTAATCCGGGGCAGGCGTTTTCGGACGGCGGAAACGGTGGCAGCGCGATGTACTATTTTGGCGAGGTGCTGGCACTGATGGAACCGGGCAACCCCTGGAACCTGTGGCGTTACAAGTCGATGGGACGCACGGATCCCGACCAGTTCAACGCCGATCTCTACAAGGGAAACAAAGCATGGGATCTGCTTCAGATCTGGAACCGTTTCCCGGAGCCGGATCTTTCCGCGGTAAAGCCGCCAACTGTGATGGCCGCGGAGTTCCGCGACATGGGGATCGGCGTGATGCACACGGACCTGGGGAATGCCAGGGACAACATGATGGTGAATTTCATCTCCTGTCCCTTTGGTTCCTCGATGCATCTTCATCCATGTCAAAATGCCTTCAACGTGGCCTACGGTGGCGAGCCCTTGTTCTGGCGGACCGGCTACTACAACGGTGGCGGTGACCACAATATCATGAGCTACAAGGCATCCCGGGCTCACAACACGATCATGGCGGACGGTTTCATGCAGGGCTTCGATGTCAGCGAGTACGGCTGGCTGGCCCGCTTCGTGCAAGGCAAGCGGATCAGCTACTGCCTGGGCGATGCTTCCGCCGCTTACGATGGGGTACACCGGTATGTCCAGGACGTGCCGAACCGGAAGTATGGTGTGGGGGATGCAGGTGTGACCCGCTTTCGCCGCCACATTGCGGTTCTGAGACCTCATGCGGTGGTGGTTTACGACGAACTGGAGGCAAAGACGCCGATTCCATGGACATTCATGCTTCATTCGCTGAAGGAAATGAAGGAGGCCGGGGACGCCACTTTGACTGCCGCAAATTCGCATGCTTCTGCGACCGCGAAATTGTTCTGCGCGTCCGATGTGGAAACCAATCTCACGGACCAGTTTGCCGCGGCAGCGACGGATGAGGAGGACAAGCGTGGTGGAATCAATCCGCCGAACTGGCACTGGTCTGTTACGACCAGGAACAAACTGGCCGCGACGCGTTTCCTCACCGTGATCGAACTGGCACCGGGAGCCGGTGCGAAGCCCCCCGGGATCACCCGGAGCGGTCCCCGGGACAAACCGGTCGTAAAAGTAGGCGGTTATGAGATCGTGGCGGATCTGAATCCTGAACGCGAATCGAGCCTGCTGATCCGCAGCTCGGACGGTGAAGCCGTGCTTTCTAGCGGCCAGGCATCGGAACGGGTCATCGTCGCTGGCGATGAACGCAAGGCCAATCTCCGTGGTAGCACCCTGCTCCTGGAGCATGGCAAGGATGGCAAAGTCACCTTCGAGGAGAAGATCGATGAGCTGCCCGATGTGCTGAAATACGGAAACGTCTACTGA